AGTCTGAGAGAGCTCCATGGACGCAAGGTGGGTTTGTAATGCAATTGAGACGGACGCTTTTGGTTGATGGAGCCCGTTTCCGCTCCGATGCGCGGGGGACAGGGATGACTTACACGACGGCGTGGATGGCGCGATTTCACGTGACCGATAAGAAAAAGATGGTGTTTAATCGATAAGATGAGCACGTGTTGGACTCGAGTGTATCGTATCTGACGTGACGTCAGCCCCTCCTCCGTCACAGGCTCCCTCTCAACTTGTTAATGAAAGCTGTTGCCTCGATGCACATGCATGTAAGCACTGAAAATGCAACGCGTCGCCTTGATTCAACGTGGGTAAAGTAGCATTTTTCTGAATTCCTACTCTGTTTCTTCAACATTAGCACCTTGTTCTCCTGCGCAAGCGCAAAACTCTCCAAATATACATGCTCCTCTACATCGGGCTCTTTATCATCACCTacttcatcatggctcacATCACCTCCCAAGATGCCATCCAGAGCATAACCGACGCCGTGAACAACGTATTCCTTGGCGGCAATGACGATTCGGAAGGGACACGCGGCAATGAGGCCTTTGATCTCAGCCCCATCGACGTGGTCGTTACACGCATCATGCTCacaaagggcaagaagctgcCGCCCAGTGTCGTCGATGTCATCTTTGACTTTGCAGAGTACTGGGCGCATTCGAGCAATGAGATCGACTATATGCTTCAGCATCAGTCTCCCTTGCGAGTGAATGGTGCAAGTGCTAGCGAGGACAGGTTTTTGGTGAGTGGACAGGGACATACCTGAGCTTACGCTGACCATGGATAGCTTCGCTCGTTCCCTGTAGGTCTCACAGGAATCGAAGGCAAGGAGGATCTCGCAGAGGTGTTGGCCTACGATACAAATGAGGCCAAGCCGAGACCTCTAGGAAAAGAGCACGACCCTTCGTACTTTGCCAAGCTCGCCGACTATCCCACCCCGAAGCTACTGCATCCCGTGCGCAAAGTGGTCTTTTCGATACGCAGTAAAGATCAAGGTTGGGGTGGTGAGAGGGAAGATCACCATACATACCATGGGTCTTGGACTTGGTTTGAGGCTGGACTGGAGAGATTCGACGCGGAGCAGACTTGTAAGTTGCGACAAGCATGTAAATCCTCTTTACTAACAAATCTAGGCGATCCATTGTGTACCTACGATGTTCGATTCAaatcatcatcctccaaaGAGTCACCACTACCAATCTGCGGACTACGCCCTCTCTACCCCTCCATCGTGCCCGAGGAAGAAAACGACGAGAGCAAGTTCAAGTACTCGCATCCCCTGTTCCGCCAGGATAAATGGACCATCAAGGGCAACCTGACGGCGCATCGGCAATGGCAAGACCACGTTGTGACTTGGTCGTGGACGGACGACATCCAGCCCGACACGGAGGCGGCTGAGAAGCTCGCCCTCGACGAGGGCAGAGGCAAGGAGACGGGCGACGGGTGGTTCGTCAGGGATCTGAAGCTGGGAGATGTCATTACTGTCTGGGCAAAGGCGAGGTTTGGGGGGTGGGCGAATCATGTTCAGAGGGTTCGCATTGATGTTTACTGGGCGGTTTAGCTTGGACGGATGAGGGTTTGAAGTATTAGCACTGCTCTGAATTATGATTAGCATCTCCATCGATTCACCTAGACATTCACTCGCGTTTCTGGTCAGGCATGTTGGGCGTTGTTTAAGTGGATGGTAAATATGCATGTCTCTCCTTACGTCATGAACTCCCAAACCCTCTCTCCACAACATCTGTCGGCCTCAACTTTGTTCACTGCCTTTGATACTGTAGTAGATTCTTGTCGGAGGAGAGATATCGAGAAATGAGATTGATCGCAGGCGCATTCAGAAACTCGAGACCTACATCTTCACCGTCTCGCCTCATCAGCCGCAATCGAGCGATATTTTCGCTGTTTTCATTCTTCCTCCACACCATGTCGACTACGGTCAAGTCTCATAATATTCCGCTCACTTTGCCTGAGGGGCTTTCGCAGGAGCAGCTCAACTCATTCAGGCCTTTCAACGTAAATAACCTCAATTTTCACTCTTCCAGTGTTATGGCTAATGTGTCTAGAACTGGATTGATACCTTGACAAACTCACTGCGTCTCCAATCCGACGCGTCTCATCCCTTCCACAAAGATCCCTATGCCCTGcgctccatcaccatccaatCCTACGACCTATTCGGCCCAAGAGTAGGCTTCATCAAGCTCACAGCCACAGTCTCCAACGGCGCCGGCGAGACGTTACCAGCCGCCGCGCTGCTTCGCGGTCCTAGCGTCGCTATGCTCTTCATGCTCGTCCCAGATGATGTACCGCCAGAGTCGGATGAGCGGTATGTCGTTCTTACGGTTCAGCCTCGTGTTCCGGCTGGGAGTCTCGGGTTTGTAGAGTTGCCCGCGGGAATGGTGGATGATATGGGGAGTTTCAAGGGTGCTGCTGCGCAAGAGATACAAGAAGAGCTCGGCGTAACCATACACGAGGATGAACTAACCTCCCTAAGCGACCTGGCAATTCCCAACAGCGACAACACCGAAGGCCTCGCGAATGCCATGTTTCCCAGCCCGGGAGGTTGCGATGAGCACATCACCATTTTCAGCCACGAGCGCAGGATTCCCCGTGAGCAGCTGAAAGAATGGAGCGGACGCCTCACAGGATTGAGGTCTCACGGTGAAAAGATCACGCTCAAGGTTGTGCCTATGAGGGATGCTTGGAGGGAGGGTGCTCGTGATGCAAAGTGTCTGGCGGCGCTTGCTCTCTGGCAGGGACTTCgccaggagaagaaggtgtAATATTTTGTCTATCATTTCTTTTCTAGTGTCATAACATTTCTGATTTATAGCTTGAATCGATGAGCTAGGAGGACTCCCTCGGCCAGAGTTCCCACGCGGGCGTCAATGGCGTAGCCCTCTGCCTCGAGTTTCTTGCACTCGTCCCATAGATCAGCCAACTTGACGGTAAACACCTCGATAAACTCGTTCTCCTCAAGTTCGGGCTTGAGATTCTGGTTTTCGGGAAGCGACATGTCGATGCTCACGTGGACCATGCGAAGGTTGGTGTTGCAAAAGCCAGGATCGTTGAACATCATGGGCGACGTCTCCGTGACCTCTCCCACATAGCCCGTTTCCTCTCTGAGCTCACGCACGGCGCATTGCTCGACTGTTTCAGCCTCATCGATGAGGCCTGCAGGGACCTCGATCGCGACCATGTCGATGGGAGGACGGTACTGCTTCTGGAGGATGATCTCTTTGCCGGTAGGCTTATCGAGAATGGCGACGATGCCGACGCCGTCAATGTCTGCGTCCTTGGGACGGGTGCGGCGCTCAGCGGATTCCCATGTTCTAGTGACGTCCTTTGGGTCTGTGTATGTGATTCTTGAGAGGTCAGCGAGTTCGGAGATGTGTGAGATGAGGCCGTACTTGGAGAGCTTGATCCAGcgggcctcttcctctggctGAGCTGAGTTAGTATACTGAGACAGAACTCAGAGATTGTATAATCTTACCAGAGGCCCTGTTGAGACAACTTTAGAACCAGAAACAGACATTGTTTTGTGTGTGTTTGTCTCTTTCAGTGCGAGAACCCGTCATGATAAACACACCGAAAAACTGGCCCCGCCGAACTTCGGTGAGGGGCCCGGTCACACAAGGCTACCCTGAAACTCGCACTTGGCCCATGTCTCGGTCAGTTTGTCTACCGCGTGAAAGATGATTGGATATGACGGTGAAGATCAAGAGCGAGTACGCATTGGTTTGGAAGAATGATTGGACTTGATTGAGGGTTGAACAACTGGCGGTGTAAATGAGGCACTCAATGAGGTTGTGGTACGTGGCAATTGAGGTGCCGAGACAAGAGACAACTCGGCGACATATAGAACTCGATCTTATCTGATATCCCCCTAAACACGGACAGGCTTTCCAACTTCGCTGCCTGAATCAACACTGCAAACCCTCTTGCAAGTAGCCTTATCCGCCTGACCGTGCAGAATTTCAATCCACTGAATCTGCTGATAAGCCACGCCGCCCTCAGCCATAGTACCGGTCCAGTCACCACCATCGCTCCAAGCATTAAAGCTGAACTGCGCCGGATCGCGTGGAACCTGGAAAGAGTTCACCCAAGTCTGCTTGCCATTAACCTTCCAGACCGTTTCCTTCGGTGTCCAGTCCATTCGGTGCGCGGCCCAGTCTGTCCACTTGACGCCGTCGGGCATCGTGACGGCCTTGCTGGCTCCCACGACCTCCTCGCCTTCCTCCGTGTAGGAAGGTTGGTTCGTGTAGTGGATGAGACCCTTGGGGTCTGAAGTCAGGACTTCAATGTCGGCTTCTTGCACGTCGGCTAGCTTTTCGCCGCCGAGGTATGTGAACATGGCTGTACAGGCACCGGGAGAACCCTTGGTGCGAGCGTACATCCGCATAGAAGCGTAGTGATACTTGTTGATGGACTCAAACTCTGCCGCAGACTGGAATCCCTTGTGACGAGCAGTTCGCATCGTCATGAAGGTGTCGCTGGCAGGCGAGCTGTCGGTATTCTTCTCAATATAAATATTGTTATAAGAGTTCTGCATCGGAAACTCTGAGTTTCCATTCTCCCAGTTCTGCAGACCCCAAGTCTGACCAAATTCAGACTCCCAGTTGAAGAACGAGCTAGAAAAGTCTGCGTCGGCGTTTCCCTGCTGGGTCTGGATCAAAGCTGGGACCTTTGCGTACTGGGACAGAGAGCGAAAGTCCCAGAACATGTGGCCGGCGTAATATCTGTTGTCGGCTACGTAGCAGTCGCATTGGGAGTCATCGACTGTGGCTGCCCTGGCGCCGTTGCAGCTTGCGAGGGCGATGGGCAGAGCCGTGAGGATGGAGGCGAGGAAGGACTTGGGAGAagacatgatggatgatTTGCTTGGGGGTCTATGGCTAGAGTGAGGGCATCATGGTCGGACTGTCGGTCTTATATGCTATCGTCAAAGCATACCTCGTCGTCCTTTCTAATTAGCCTCAATCCTTCATGTTTCCACCCTCAATTAGAAACATGGACAAGGCTTGTCAGCCATGATCGACAAAACGGTCAACATACGGAGTACGGAGTACATCATGCAAGACTCCCGCCCACGGACCAGCACTAGAGATGAACACCCACAGCAAAGGGGCACACGGGGAGCTCAGAAAGCCCTGTGATAGGACGGCTCGGACACATAAACGTCGGTGTTCGGGGATCGGATCATGAGATGGGCAGGGGGTGAGCGGGAGGGCCCATTACCGTCCGAAACGCTGgcttgaagctgaagctAGACAGGGATTTAGTTCATGTTTCTGCCTGTTTTCGAAGGATTCGTGAGAAACTAGAAGGTGGCATTGCTTCTCAAAAGTATCGTGCCATAAGCAGTCCCACATCGACAGGAGAGTCCTTGGTGAGGTATTAGTTTCTGCCCCCAGGTCAAGGGTATGATTGGAAGATTTGTGTTGAACTCCGTCGGATACTTAAAGAAGGTGGTATTCGCCGTCCGGTGGGATCGACGCTTGCTGACACGAGACGAATGAAGTTCCAAATAAAGGACTCTTTTAAGGCTGAGCTCAGGCTATTGATTCGCCTATACTGTGGAGGATTGTGACAGAGGCTTTGACTTGCTCAACTTAAGACGGAAGGAATCCTTCCATTGTTGTCGCGAATCATCAGTCAGCCTTGTAGGGCACTGGGTTCGTATTTTTATGCCAAGAGGCTGTTTAGGGCTTCATGGTAGTATTTGAGACTCACCATGGCCTCATGACTTGGCTTTGAGGATGAGATATTGCCGGACGTTCTGTACGGAGTCCCACGGAGTGCGGAAGCTGATAGAGTTGATGATCCTGGAGGAAAGGGAAGAATGTACATTATTAATCCGCAGCGGCACTTATTGACGAACTCGGATGTCTAAGTTCATCCGCTAATGGAGGATTGGCCGAAGAATATGACATCCACTTGAACGAGAGAGACTGGGACTGGGTCCTCTTTCTATATGCCTTACTCGAGACATTGAGGGTGGCAAAAGAAGAGGCACGGATgtcgcttggccttgggtcACAGTTCTCATGAGCGAGAAGACTTGAGCACATCTCTGAACGGTTTTTTGGACCTTATACATGCTCTAGGAAGCTTGGTTATATACTTGAACACTTTGCTACGGTAACTCAGGTAACTGGGAAGTACATAAAAACATTCTCTGCTTAGATGGAGTCGACAGAGCGTTTTCTCCAACGCCTCGTCAAAGGAAGTGCACTGTCTTTACGCATGGTAGATCGCCTCGAAGGAGACTTCACGACCAACTCTCACTCCCTAGTCTGGTCAAACCTAGGATTTTCAAAGGAATTCTTGGTGGGAGTGATCAAGGTGGCTAGACTTCACAGATGGCTCGGGCGATTGCCGTGATCTTGGCCGCGGTCTTCAGTCGGTCAAAGTCTTTCGTGTCTCGCTCAGTGCGAATTATGGAGATCTGATGGTAGGCTACATAGTTTTGGAACCTCTCATGCCACTCGTGGTTACATGAGTACCAGAAGTGCCTTTGGACTTACATGTGCAAGCAGCCAAGTCTCTATCAGGCCAAGGCAGCGAAGGCAGCACCACCTTTATATACCAACAGACAACAAATTATCCGAAAATACtaatgagaagaagaaattGACGCCAAATTTCTTTCTGCTCGTACTTAAAAGCTATTGGCAACTCAACGTCCCGTGCTAGGACAGTGTCTTGAGCGTgcaaagaggccatcaacactACTGCAAGGCACGGGTCCAAACGGCGAACAACCTGACGAGGTGGTTAGGACCAGTAGCGCCATGGCGTAGTTAAAAGCCAATCAGGCTACAAAAGCCCATCTCAATCTGTCTCTCGAGCGCCTGGGTTCAGTTGTTGCTGGGGAGGGGTGGCGGCACCGTTCACTTGGGCACCACGCTTTGATCTCGACCAGTGATGAGGCCGCTCGGCCAAGACTGCATAAGACAAGGGAGACCCAGCCCTACAAGTGCTGTGCTAATATGAAAATGAAGACGAACCACAGATAGAGATAGACCCGTTCTCCCGACCTGGAACTTGGCGCCAAGTCGAACCTCAACGATGGATTTCTGTCTATTCCCTGTCTACGGAGTAGTATCGGAACAACCCAGGTGAATAGACCAACTCATGGAAGTAGCTAGAGCGGAATAATTTGAGGCCACGCCACTGCCATTTGAGCACGAGATGCCAACCTGTCTCCTTCAGGTGAGTCGAGCTACCGGCAAATTGTTTGTCGCCCAGATCTGTGTTGAGGCACCATTTAGAAAGACTCGGCTGAGCCAAAATAATTTCAGTAAGATTAACGTCTAGGTAGCAGAAACCTCAGGGTTACGTATAATTGCCGTGCACCTATAATGGTGCTTCAATTCTTAGCGCGCCTAAACGTCAGGTTGTGTACGTTCTCGGCGTGGGTTAAAAATGCAGTGAATGAGCCACCGCCATGAACCGTgactatactaataatagctGTTGACTTGCCAATTTAAAAAGTTTGCATTTCAGGCCAACATGTCCAATCGTTCTCCCTTTTGGCAGCCCTCAGCTGTGGGATCCATATGACGTGTATATTGAGTGTGGTGAGCTACAATCACAGCCATGCCAGCTTGTGGTGGCCGAAGGAAGCCGGCATGGTAAACGGCCAGCCCATCCAACATCTAATGGTTCAGTTAGTGGAATCTTTTGAAGAATCGCTAGATCACGAGATGCCGACCTTCATTAACTGGGGTACTCAGTGGATTGCTCGTCGCTTGTGAGATGGCATTCTGAAAGACTTGATCGAGAAGTGACAGTTTCGTACAGTTGACGGATCGTAAAGCCTAGCTATGCTGTAATCTAAAAACACCTTGAAAGTAGGTGGTATCTTAATTCTTCGCGTGTCTGAATGCTATGGATATTTGGGCAGCTTCTCGATGTGGGTTAAAAATGCAGTGAATCGGAAGACAGGCCACCATCCACTTCAAGCCAGCTTCAACCCAGCAGTCATAGGGTGGGTAGTCGAGCATCTTCTCGACATGGGTGAAAAATGCAGTGAAACGACGCAGGTGGGATGTTGTGTGGGTTGGGGGGCTCTCTACATATCTACGTAGTACGTTCTTGATGAGGGTTAAAAACGCAGTGAAGGGATTTCCACCTTTATTACACGTGACATTGGAGTTTGTAAAATAGCTCTTGAAAGATACCTCATGAGGCTATCACGGTGTGATCTGTGGTGGCTGCGAGCCTATTGACTTGTTCTTATGTTATTGACGCTTGTCCTTAATCTTTAGTTGTAGCTTGCGTTATGGCTGTGTTATTTacaatttatctcttagagACTTATAGCTGATTAGAGAGTCTTGGAGGACGGTACCGTGCTCGCCTCGTAGATCCTAAGGGTGGCTTGAGGACACCGACAAAGTCAAGTGCCAGCCATTCCAAAAGGGAGCCGAAGGTCCAGTCAGCGGACTCTCTGGAAAATATATTTTCGACGATGGCTAAAAATGCAGTGAATGATGCAAAAGGGATGGTTTGTCTAGGTACTTACGTTCCCGACGTGGATTAAAAATGCAGTGAAGGGGCGGCTCTAACACTGCCACGAATACCAACTGCAACTTTTCATTCGCCAACTTGGGAAGGCCATATGTTAGGCCAAATCCAGTGACTTTACAGATTGCCAGCCCCCAGATGCGGGATGCGACTTGAGCGTTGAATGGTGAATTGCAAGCACATGGGTGCCTAGTGATGGTGGTTGAAGGGAGCCGGCCACGCCAGTCGAGAAATAAATGAGACGCCAGAGCTCCTCAAAGGATCACCTGAGCCTTCTCAATCATATTgaagaaaattaatataaaataaaataaaactaataaagatatattataataaaagtactATCTTAGAGCGCTTTTATTTATCATTCGTATACTCCATTCATTATCTTTAGAAGGTAATAAGCTAACATTCTTGCACTGGTGTCTCGGTTGTTCCTTGACCTGGGTGCCGGCATGATCAAAGGCCAGCTCATCCAATATCTTAAGGTTTTGTTTGTGGACTTTTTGGAGAATCGCTTGAGCACGAGATGCTAATCCTCATCAATTGGGTTACCAGGAGGTCAACGAATTGCTCGTCGCATGTGAGACGGCATTCTAAGCTTGACCGAGCAATAACAATGCCGTGTGGTTAAAGGATCGTAAAGCCTATGCGGCAGCGTAAAAATGTCTTGCAGTTATGTCTAGGACTGGTGTTTTAATTCTTGACATCCATACCTCAATGACATCCACATGGATGTCATTGAGGTTCTGCGCGTGGGTTAAAAATGCAGTGAAGCATCCTGTTATTGGATCGCAACTGTTGAGCATGGTCAATTGCAAGCACACGTCTACCCGGCGGAGGCGACCGAAGAACGCCGGCGAGGTCAAGTCCCGGGATCGGACCGAGTGGAGATGGTTTCATTCCGGCAAGCTTTAAAGACCTTCCCGTTGTGAgt
This region of Fusarium falciforme chromosome 5, complete sequence genomic DNA includes:
- a CDS encoding Nudix hydrolase domain-containing protein → MRLIAGAFRNSRPTSSPSRLISRNRAIFSLFSFFLHTMSTTVKSHNIPLTLPEGLSQEQLNSFRPFNNWIDTLTNSLRLQSDASHPFHKDPYALRSITIQSYDLFGPRVGFIKLTATVSNGAGETLPAAALLRGPSVAMLFMLVPDDVPPESDERYVVLTVQPRVPAGSLGFVELPAGMVDDMGSFKGAAAQEIQEELGVTIHEDELTSLSDLAIPNSDNTEGLANAMFPSPGGCDEHITIFSHERRIPREQLKEWSGRLTGLRSHGEKITLKVVPMRDAWREGARDAKCLAALALWQGLRQEKKV
- a CDS encoding GH16 domain-containing protein translates to MSSPKSFLASILTALPIALASCNGARAATVDDSQCDCYVADNRYYAGHMFWDFRSLSQYAKVPALIQTQQGNADADFSSSFFNWESEFGQTWGLQNWENGNSEFPMQNSYNNIYIEKNTDSSPASDTFMTMRTARHKGFQSAAEFESINKYHYASMRMYARTKGSPGACTAMFTYLGGEKLADVQEADIEVLTSDPKGLIHYTNQPSYTEEGEEVVGASKAVTMPDGVKWTDWAAHRMDWTPKETVWKVNGKQTWVNSFQVPRDPAQFSFNAWSDGGDWTGTMAEGGVAYQQIQWIEILHGQADKATCKRVCSVDSGSEVGKPVRV
- a CDS encoding Nudix hydrolase domain-containing protein — encoded protein: MSVSGSKVVSTGPLPEEEARWIKLSKYGLISHISELADLSRITYTDPKDVTRTWESAERRTRPKDADIDGVGIVAILDKPTGKEIILQKQYRPPIDMVAIEVPAGLIDEAETVEQCAVRELREETGYVGEVTETSPMMFNDPGFCNTNLRMVHVSIDMSLPENQNLKPELEENEFIEVFTVKLADLWDECKKLEAEGYAIDARVGTLAEGVLLAHRFKL